The genomic window AGTCATGAAAGGAAAAAAATATGCACAATCTCTATCCTGTCATTCGCCGGAAGCGGCGACCGCTGATGCCGCCCAACGCTGCGCCAGCAGCGCCAGAAATGCCGGGCAGCCGGCTGCCTCAGGCGGACGCAGCAGCGCCGGTACTGGTGCAACCCCCTCCGGTGCTAAGTGCCGGTAAGAAAGGCAAGCGCAATGAAACTCCGAATGGCAAAAAGTAAGGGGCGCATTGTTATTCCGGTGCGCAGTGCTGCCCCAGCACTGGAGCGACGCATGGTGCCTGGGTTTATGATCCGGGGGCGGCGCGGGGTGGTCGCCCAGGAGACGGTGCAGGCGATCCTGCCCAATCATGTGGGCGGGCTGATGCTTTGGCTGGACGCGGGGGCGGGAGCCATGAAGTGTTGGCAGCCGGCGGCCCCTGCGGGGAATGGCTACATTGAATATGGCGTTGGCTCCGAATATTCGGCGGCGGGGTATCTGCACGTCATCCGGATTTACCCGTACCAGATGCGGAATGGGCAAAAGTATTTCTCGCCCAATTATGCGGAGGTGACCGTCCAGGATGACTATTCCTCCAATTATTACACGGTGCATTGGAGCTGGGATGCGGTGCCTGGGGCGGATGGGTATCGGGTCATGAAATATTGCAGCAGTGGCAGCCCCAATTATGACTATGCCGTGGATGTGGCGGTGTGCGAGTTGGTGGATGGTTCCATGAGCACCTTCAGCTATGAGACCTCGGTGGAGCCCGTGAGTGGCGCCGACCCGGCGGGGGATACGGACCTGGTGGGCATCTGGCAGGATCAGAGCGGGCTGAACCATCATGCCGTGCAAAGTAATCCGACGAGAATGCCGGTACTAGCGGTGAATGTGCTGAACGGGAAACCGGTGATGCGTTTCGACGCCGCGGATGATGGCATGTGGACGAATGCGGGGCTGGCCGTGCCGTTGACGGCGTTCGTGGTGTATTGCGGGAATGCGACCGATAGCAATGCGTATCGGGCGGTGCAAGGGGCGGCGAATTGGATGCTGGGGCCGTACGGCGCGAAGTATGACTTTTATGCCGGGGGCTCGTTTACGAGTGGACCGCCGTTGGTGCCGGGTGCGTTTGTGCTCCAGACGGGATGGCAGGACACTGGCGTGTCGCGGAACTATGTGAACGGGGTGCTGGTGGGGCAGTATGCCGGCGCGGGTGCGCCAGGGAATATTTGCCTGGGGGCTGGTGGCGCGTATGCGGAAGGGCTCAACGGGGACATTGCCGAGGTGCTGGTTTACAACTGGGCGCTGGATGATTCGTTCCGGGCGGGTATCGAGCAGTATCTGCGGGAGAAATATCAACTGACCTAAGTTATGGCCTTAACCTTAACCAAAGAGGATGGAACCGGAAAATATGACAGCAATAGTTACGCTGACGTGGCCGATGGTGATGCTTACCATGAGGGACATCTATACGGGACTGCCTGGACGGGGGCGACGGAGGAACAAAAGGCGGTGGCCCTGGTTATGGCTACGCGGTTGATTGACGTGGAATTCCAGTTCAACGGCGGGCGCGTCAAAACGGAACAGGCGTTGCAGTGGCCACGGGCGGAGTGTCCCGATCCGGACCGGGTGACTGCCAGGGTGGCGCCACTGCGGTGGATTCGTGATGATTACCTGGCTTTCGACCGGGTGCCCAAGGCCGTGGTGGACGCTGCCTGCGAATTGGCGCGGGAGCTGCTGGTGATGGATCGGACGGCTGCGCCGCCAGGGGAAGGGGTATTGAAGCAACACAACGCGGATTTCAGCGAGACGACCTACAGCAAGACTGATACCCGGCAAATCATTCCCGCGCTGGTGCGGACGATGCTCGGGAAATATGGGGCGCTGCTGAGTGGCGGAAGCGGGGCGGTACGACTGGTGAGGGTTTAACATGACTAACTCTATGAACGAACTCGTGCAATTGACGAACCAAGCGGCCACGCAAAATGACCGGTGGTTGTTCGTGGCCAGCCTGGTGGTGTTCGGCATTTTCGCGGCGAGCGTGATGCGGTACTTCGTGCGCCAGCATGAGCGGCTGATTGATGACCACAAGCAGGCGCGGGACTCGTACCAGGAGAGTTTGCGGGGGATGGTGACGGAACAGAGCGCGGCCAATGCGAAGCTGATCACGTGCCTGGAAAGTAATACGCGGGTTTTGGAAGAGTGCCGGGATGAACTGCGGTCCTCCCGAATGGAAAGGAGTCGAGCATGAAACGAATCGTCATTTTAATTACTTCCGCCGGGCTGACGCTGGCGGCCGGGTGTGCGCGGTTCAGCACGACGCAAACGGATACGAGTTATGAAAATGGACGACCAGCCAGGGAGATCACCACGCACGCCACGGCCAGCACGATCTTCGCGGGGAAATCGGTGCTCGCGAATTGGAAGGCGAGCCAGACCGATAAGACCCAAGGGGCGAGTGTCGGGAACCTGAGCTAGGAGAGCAACGCCGGAACCAACTTGAATTCGCTCGTGGAATCAGCAGTGGGGGCGGCAGTGAGGGCAGCGGTGAGGCCGTAAAATAGGGAA from Verrucomicrobiota bacterium includes these protein-coding regions:
- a CDS encoding LamG-like jellyroll fold domain-containing protein gives rise to the protein MAKSKGRIVIPVRSAAPALERRMVPGFMIRGRRGVVAQETVQAILPNHVGGLMLWLDAGAGAMKCWQPAAPAGNGYIEYGVGSEYSAAGYLHVIRIYPYQMRNGQKYFSPNYAEVTVQDDYSSNYYTVHWSWDAVPGADGYRVMKYCSSGSPNYDYAVDVAVCELVDGSMSTFSYETSVEPVSGADPAGDTDLVGIWQDQSGLNHHAVQSNPTRMPVLAVNVLNGKPVMRFDAADDGMWTNAGLAVPLTAFVVYCGNATDSNAYRAVQGAANWMLGPYGAKYDFYAGGSFTSGPPLVPGAFVLQTGWQDTGVSRNYVNGVLVGQYAGAGAPGNICLGAGGAYAEGLNGDIAEVLVYNWALDDSFRAGIEQYLREKYQLT
- a CDS encoding DnaT-like ssDNA-binding protein, with protein sequence MALTLTKEDGTGKYDSNSYADVADGDAYHEGHLYGTAWTGATEEQKAVALVMATRLIDVEFQFNGGRVKTEQALQWPRAECPDPDRVTARVAPLRWIRDDYLAFDRVPKAVVDAACELARELLVMDRTAAPPGEGVLKQHNADFSETTYSKTDTRQIIPALVRTMLGKYGALLSGGSGAVRLVRV